Proteins encoded in a region of the Xylocopa sonorina isolate GNS202 chromosome 1, iyXylSono1_principal, whole genome shotgun sequence genome:
- the LOC143427460 gene encoding uncharacterized protein LOC143427460, whose amino-acid sequence MIAMAHSKWILKIIFQYTMFILHTQCETFNIVLPVKTGFTCLNRTAGFYADTNANCKIYHTCDEYGNKFTYYCPKETAFRQDALICDHAHLVQCQGSISSNTTAYTEQKRNNSCCVENSAARDQSFAHSLHITQPLRTNNKMGYGFSFSARQPDKNFTKMVTGKSNITNTFYSLNYTSTTTNTPFGHSVNTEIQYTSAINQHYKDGYRRNDNFSTQNENFHDKAKLNEKPKMDQHNVLNQKVSDQLYNYLKQSSNTLSGNNQTQENNVKNYQPTKSPNNLLKLSSMNHRNYPYLETLKSIQKNTKIPSTTTVSATVANIALTTTELPVYALTLSLKPLIPSELEYDPYYPRFSTTTEPYYTPTHNIKELSRVKDSTQAIWSTTHFELPSVLPDLNILEDIVDRRKLLYIPRVKFN is encoded by the exons ATGATCGCAATGGCACATTCTAAATGGATattgaaaattatttttcaGTACACGATGTTTATTTTACATACTCAGTGCGAGACTTTT AATATTGTACTTCCCGTGAAGACAGGTTTCACATGTTTAAACAGAACCGCTGGTTTTTATGCTGATACCAATGCTAATTGTAAAATATATCATACTTGTGACGAATATGGAAATAAATTTACTTATTATTGTCCAAAGGAAACAGCTTTCCGACAAGATGCTTTGATATGTGATCATGCTCATCTTGTACAGTGCCAAGGAAGTATCTCTTCTAATACAACAGCATACACGGAACAGAAAAGGAACAATTCTTGTTGTGTAGAAAATTCAGCAGCTAGAGATCAATCTTTTGCTCATTCTCTTCATATAACACAACCATTAAGAACAAATAATAAAATGGGATATGGATTTTCTTTCAGTGCGAGGCAGCCTGATAAAAATTTTACCAAGATGGTAACAGGCAAAAGCAACATAACAAACACATTTTATTCGTTAAATTATACTAGCACCACTACAAATACCCCTTTTGGACATTCTGTAAATACTGAAATACAGTATACTTCAGCAATAAACCAACATTATAAAGATGGATATAGAAGAAATGACAATTTTTCCACTCAAAATGAAAATTTTCATGACAAGGCTAAACTCAATGAAAAACCAAAAATGGATCAACATAATGTTTTAAATCAAAAAGTAAGCGACCAACTGTATAATTATCTAAAACAATCATCGAATACACTTTCTGGAAACAATCAAACTCAAGAGAATAATGTAAAAAATTATCAGCCTACAAAAAGTCCTAATAATTTATTGAAACTGTCttcaatgaatcatagaaattatcCGTATTTGGAAACTTTGAAGTCTATACAAAAGAATACAAAAATTCCTTCTACTACTACAGTTAGTGCAACAGTAGCGAATATTGCATTAACTACTACAGAATTACCTGTATATGCCCTGACATTATCCCTGAAACCTTTAATACCAAGTGAACTAGAGTATGACCCATATTATCCAAGATTTTCAACAACAACGGAACCTTATTACACTCCCACACATAATATAAAAGAATTATCTCGTGTTAAGGATTCTACTCAGGCAATATGGTCAACTACTCACTTTGAACTTCCATCTGTTTTACCAGATTTAAATATCTTAGAAGACATTGTTGATCGTAGAAAGTTACTTTACATACCACGtgttaaatttaattaa
- the LOC143427468 gene encoding uncharacterized protein LOC143427468 isoform X2 has protein sequence MALLMRHDYEDDDWMEKFIQTIQSKPPIYNSDLPEHCDRNLNSRLWNEVCEAMISTWKDMTSSEKVIKVKELQSKWRNLRTCFRREINKQREEASGQAAKRRRKYIYFNQLLFLLPTLEHKSAISKCSPKSSPNITREDVSDTEDGCQNIQAMEELHSDAMNNISQTDTSIQQKLGTPTCNQSHGKTKRAQNYEESLLTILKEKEDDVIDEDKFFLLSLLPTFKKMSDDQKFEAKMEFLATLKRIIKPNQRCFYSGP, from the exons ATGGCTTTATTAATGCGACATG ATTACGAAGATGACGATTGGATGGAGAAGTTCATTCAAACTATACAGTCAAAGCCACCTATTTACAATTCAGATCTGCCAGAGCATTGCGATCGGAATTTAAATTCTCGACTTTGGAATGAAGTTTGCGAAGCAATGATTTCTACATGGAAAGACATGACTTCAAGTGAAAAAGTCATAAAAG TCAAAGAACTACAGAGCAAGTGGAGAAATCTTAGAACATGTTTTCGAAGAGAAATTAATAAGCAGAGGGAAGAAGCATCAGGTCAAGCTGCTAAAAGACGTcggaaatatatttatttcaatCAGTTATTGTTTTTATTGCCTACTTTGGAACACAAATCAGCAATTAGTAAATGTAGCCCAAAATCTAGTCCAAACATTACTCGGGAAGATGTTTCAGATACGGAAGATGGATGTCAGAATATACAGGCAATGGAAGAGCTACACAGTGATGCCATGAATAACATATCTCAAACTGACACATCCATCCAACAAAAACTTGGTACACCAACATGTAATCAGTCACACGGAAAGACCAAAAGGGCACAAAATTATGAAGAATCTTTGTTAACTATTTTAAAAGAGAAAGAAGATGATGTTATTGACGAAGACAagtttttccttctttctttattACCTACATTCAAAAAAATGAGTGATGACCAAAAGTTTGAAGCAAAGATGGAGTTTCTGGCCACGTTAAAGAGAATTATTAAACCAAATCAAAGATGTTTCTATAGTGGTCCTTAA
- the LOC143427468 gene encoding uncharacterized protein LOC143427468 isoform X1 — translation MLQENQASRDYEDDDWMEKFIQTIQSKPPIYNSDLPEHCDRNLNSRLWNEVCEAMISTWKDMTSSEKVIKVKELQSKWRNLRTCFRREINKQREEASGQAAKRRRKYIYFNQLLFLLPTLEHKSAISKCSPKSSPNITREDVSDTEDGCQNIQAMEELHSDAMNNISQTDTSIQQKLGTPTCNQSHGKTKRAQNYEESLLTILKEKEDDVIDEDKFFLLSLLPTFKKMSDDQKFEAKMEFLATLKRIIKPNQRCFYSGP, via the exons ATGCTTCAAGAGAATCAAGCATCTCGAG ATTACGAAGATGACGATTGGATGGAGAAGTTCATTCAAACTATACAGTCAAAGCCACCTATTTACAATTCAGATCTGCCAGAGCATTGCGATCGGAATTTAAATTCTCGACTTTGGAATGAAGTTTGCGAAGCAATGATTTCTACATGGAAAGACATGACTTCAAGTGAAAAAGTCATAAAAG TCAAAGAACTACAGAGCAAGTGGAGAAATCTTAGAACATGTTTTCGAAGAGAAATTAATAAGCAGAGGGAAGAAGCATCAGGTCAAGCTGCTAAAAGACGTcggaaatatatttatttcaatCAGTTATTGTTTTTATTGCCTACTTTGGAACACAAATCAGCAATTAGTAAATGTAGCCCAAAATCTAGTCCAAACATTACTCGGGAAGATGTTTCAGATACGGAAGATGGATGTCAGAATATACAGGCAATGGAAGAGCTACACAGTGATGCCATGAATAACATATCTCAAACTGACACATCCATCCAACAAAAACTTGGTACACCAACATGTAATCAGTCACACGGAAAGACCAAAAGGGCACAAAATTATGAAGAATCTTTGTTAACTATTTTAAAAGAGAAAGAAGATGATGTTATTGACGAAGACAagtttttccttctttctttattACCTACATTCAAAAAAATGAGTGATGACCAAAAGTTTGAAGCAAAGATGGAGTTTCTGGCCACGTTAAAGAGAATTATTAAACCAAATCAAAGATGTTTCTATAGTGGTCCTTAA